One segment of Apus apus isolate bApuApu2 chromosome 1, bApuApu2.pri.cur, whole genome shotgun sequence DNA contains the following:
- the HDAC10 gene encoding polyamine deacetylase HDAC10, producing the protein MASGTALVYDAEMTTHKLLWSDPVCDIEVPERLSASYEQLKCYHLLERCVRVPAREGSEEEILLVHSSDHLEVAKSTQTMNEEELKRVSGNYDAFFFHPNTYRCARLAVGATLQLVDAVMSGKVCNGMALVRPPGHHSQRNAANGFCLFNNVAIAAEYAKLKYGLQRILIVDWDVHHGQGTQYIFVEDPSVLYFSWHRYEHQEFWPSLKESDYDAVGLGKGKGFNINLPWNKVGMGNSDYLAAFFHVLLPTAFEFDPELVLVSSGYDSGIGDPEGQMNATPEVFAHLTHFLMQLANGKLCVILEGGYHLKSLSESVCMTVKTLLGDPIPQITGEMAPCLSAVESIQNVRAAHKPYWKWLMYEDTSFLQNLSTKLHFPQKADPNPSTEDESKTTNKDEIVKVERFLERHMKNILFPVPPIKTATDSKGSAHLLPAPVHLVKEMDKNEIKALVSGFYADLVKEDRTLLSLGSMLAILDKILKKEVCNGIAESPTSSVSVAVALRHSLRFGFQRVLCIFIGDMQIIPSTEDRKMLMIHICEKEQSVKTSSKHYISLNWKEDAEGNDFFSAVLGFILPVAYSYQPDLTVIAVGPNRSLGISGISLLFALLQGLAESRIFAVIENTETNLMQSVAKRLVGASPPHFGMYVPPTQEKVNKIKILRDQFQQEWKMLQCSVKDGISRN; encoded by the exons ATGGCTTCAGGAACAGCGCTGGTTTACGATGCGGAGATGACCACTCATAAACTCCTTTGGAGCGA TCCTGTTTGTGATATTGAAGTGCCAGAAAGACTCTCGGCCTCCTATGAGCAGCTTAAATGTTACCATCTTCTGGAAAGATGTGTCCGTGTGCCTGCCAGAGAAGGAAGTGAGGAGGAGATCCTGTTGGTTCACAG tTCAGATCACTTGGAAGTGGCGAAGAGCACCCAGACAATGAATGAAGAGGAACTGAAAAGAGTCTCTGGAAATTatgatgcttttttctttcatccg aacacaTATCGGTGTGCCAGACTAGCAGTAGGAGCAACTTTGCAGCTGGTGGATGCTGTGATGTCAGGAAAAGTGTGCAATGGAATGGCATTAGTAAG GCCTCCAGGTCACCATAGCCAGAGAAATGCAGCTAATGGGTTCTGTTTGTTCAACAATGTTGCTATTGCAGCAGAATATGCAAAACTGAAATATGGTCTGCAGAG AATCCTAATTGTTGACTGGGATGTGCACCACGGGCAAGGAACTCAATACATATTTGTAGAGGATCCAAG tgttttgtatttttcctggcATCGCTATGAACATCAGGAATTCTGGCCATCACTTAAAGAATCTGACTATGATGCTGTGGgtctgggaaaaggaaaagggtttAACATAAATTTGCCTTGGAATAAG GTTGGGATGGGAAATTCAGATTATCTTGCTGCATTCTTCCATGTATTGCTTCCAACGGCTTTTGAG TTTGATCCTGAACTGGTTCTTGTCTCCTCTGGATATGATTCTGGAATTGGAGACCCTGAA ggtCAGATGAATGCCACTCCTGAGGTTTTTGCCCACCTTACCCATTTCCTGATGCAGTTAGCTAATGGAAAGCTCTGTGTCATCCTAGAG gGTGGATACCACTTAAAGTCATTGTCTGAATCAGTCTGCATGACTGTAAAAACTTTGCTTGGAGATCCTATACCTCAAATAACTGGAGAAATGGCACCTTGCCTAAG tGCTGTTGAATCTATTCAAAATGTGAGAGCAGCACATAAACCCTACTGGAAATGGTTGATGTATGAAG acacATCATTTTTACAAAATTTGAGCACCAAACTGCACTTCCCACAGAAGGCTGATCCAAATCCCTCCACAGAAGATGAATCTAAGACAACCAACAAGGATGAAATTGTCAAAGTAGAAAGGTTTTTGGAACGgcacatgaaaaatattctatttccAGTGCCTCCCATCAAAACAGCAACTGACTCTAAAGGTTCAGCACATCTGCTCCCTGCACCTGTTCACTTAGTGAAGGAAATGGACAAAAACGAGATAAAAGCTCTTGTCAG tggCTTTTATGCAGACCTTGTGAAAGAGGACAGAACTTTGCTCTCTCTTGGCAGTATGTTGGCCATCCTAGATAAAATACTTAAGAAGGAG GTATGCAATGGAATTGCAGAATCACCCacatcttctgtttctgttgctgttgcACTAAGACATTCTCTTCGTTTCGGATTTCAAAG GGTGCTTTGCATCTTTATTGGAGACATGCAAATCATACCAAGCACAGAAGATAg aaaaatgctCATGATACATATTTGTGAGAAAGAACAGTCTGTAAAGACCAGCTCCAAGCACTACATTTCTTTAAACTGGAAAGAG GATGCTGAAGGAAATGACTTCTTTTCTGCTGTACTTGGATTCATTCTTCCTGTAGCATACAGTTATCAGCCTGACTTGACAGTAATAGCCGTGGGACCAAACCGAAGCCTTGGAATAAGTGggatttctctgctttttgctttgctaCAAGGATTAGCCGAGTCTCGGATTTTTGCGGTGATTGAG AACACAGAGACAAATTTAATGCAAAGTGTAGCAAAAAGATTAGTGGGTGCTTCCCCACCTCACTTTGGCATGTATGTACCTCCTACCcaagaaaaagtaaacaaaataaaaatattaagagacCAGTTTCAGCAGGAATGGAAAATGCTTCAGTGTTCAG TGAAGGATGGGATTTCAAGAAATTGA